A genome region from Manis javanica isolate MJ-LG chromosome 3, MJ_LKY, whole genome shotgun sequence includes the following:
- the SERPINI1 gene encoding neuroserpin, with product MAFLGLFSLLVLRNLALGATYPDETIAELSVNMYNHLRATGEDENILFSPLSVTLAMGMMDLAAQGSTLKEIRHLMGYDSLKNGEEFSLLKDFSNMVTVEESQYVMKIASSLFVQNGFHVKDEFLKMMKKYFNAEVNHVDFSQNIAVANHINKWVENNTNNLLKDLVSPRDFDTVTHLALINAVYFKGNWKSQFRPENTRTFSFTKDDESEVQIPMMYQQGEFYYGEFSDGSNEAGGIYQVLEIPYEGDEISMMLVLSRQEVPLAALEPLVKAQLIEEWANSVKKQKVEVYLPRFTVEQEIDLKDVLKALGITEVFIKNANLTTLSDNKEIFLSKAIHKSFIEVNEEGSEAAASSGMIAISRMAVLYPQVIVDHPFFFLIRNRRTGTILFMGRVMHPETMNTSGHDFEEL from the exons ATGGCTTTCCTTGGACTCTTCTCTTTGCTGGTTCTGCGAAATTTGGCTTTAGGGGCCACTTACCCTGATGAAACCATTGCTGAGTTGTCAGTGAATATGTATAATCATCTTCGAGCCACTGGAgaagatgaaaatattcttttctccCCACTGAGTGTCACCCTTGCAATGGGAATGATGGACCTTGCAGCCCAAGGGTCTACCCTGAAAGAAATCCGTCATTTGATGGGATATGACAGCCTGAAAAATG GTGAAGAATTTTCCcttttgaaagatttttctaaCATGGTAACTGTTGAAGAGAGCCAGTATGTGATGAAAATTGCCAGTTCCCTCTTTGTGCAAAATGGATTTCACGTCAAGGATGAGTTtttgaaaatgatgaaaaaatattttaatgcagaAGTAAATCATGTGGACTTCAGTCAAAATATAGCTGTGGCCAACCATATCAATAAGTGGGTGGAGAATAACACAAATA ATCTGTTGAAAGATTTGGTATCCCCAAGGGATTTTGACACTGTCACTCACCTGGCCCTCATCAATGCTGTCTATTTCAAGGGAAACTGGAAGTCACAATTTAGACCTGAAAATACTAGAACCTTCTCCTTTACTAAAGATGATGAAAGTGAAGTTCAAATTCCAATGATGTATCAACAAGGAGAATTTTATTATG gGGAATTTAGTGATGGCTCCAATGAAGCTGGTGGTATCTACCAAGTCCTAGAAATCCCATATGAGGGAGATGAGATAAGCATGATGCTGGTTTTGTCCAGACAGGAAGTTCCACTGGCCGCTCTGGAGCCACTGGTCAAAGCACAGCTGATTGAAGAATGGGCAAACTCCGTGAAGAAGCAAAAAGTGGAAGTGTACCTGCCCAG GTTCACTGTGGAACAAGAAATTGATTTGAAAGATGTTTTGAAGGCTCTTGGAATAACTGAAGTTTTCATCAAAAATGCAAATTTGACAACCTTGTCTG ATAACAAAGAGATTTTCCTTTCCAAAGCGATTCACAAGTCCTTTATAGAGGTTAATGAAGAAGGCTCAGAAGCTGCTGCCAGCTCAG GAATGATTGCAATTAGTAGGATGGCTGTGCTGTATCCTCAAGTTATTGTCGAccatccatttttcttccttatcaggaaCAGAAGAACAG GTACAATCCTATTCATGGGACGGGTCATGCATCCTGAAACAATGAACACAAGTGGACATGATTTTGAAGAACTTTAA